GATGATCCCGCTCGTGGACGTGGTGGCCCTTCCGGAGGACGCGACCGTGGCGGACGCGGTGGCGTGCGTGGAGGCCCACCACTTCGCCCGCATCCCCCTCTACGAAGAGCGGATTGACCGCCTCACCGGCTTCCTGCACTCCCTGGACCTGCTGGGCCGGGAGGCCTCCGCCCCCCTGCGGCCCCTCCTCCGCCCCGCCCCCTACGTGCCGGAGAGCCGGCGACTGGACGATGTGCTGCGGGATCTGCAGCGCGCGCGTACCCAGATGGCGATGGTGGTGGACGAATACGGCGGTGTGGTGGGAATCGTGACGATGGAGGATCTGCTGGAGGAGCTGGTGGGCGAGATCGAGGATGAGTACGACGACGCCGCGCCCCCCCTCCGCCGGCTTCCGGACGGCGCCTGGCTCGTGGATGCCCGGGTCGAAGTGGAGCGGTTGAACGAGGAGACCGGGCTGCAGGTCCCCAAGGGAGAATACGAAACCCTCGGCGGCTACCTCCTGGCCCTGCTCCAGAAGATCCCGGAGCCGGGTGAGGAGATCACGGCCGAGGGCATCCACTTCCTCGTAACCGAGGCGGACCGGCGGAGCATCCTCAAGGTGAAGCTCCGTCGCGTCTCCCCCCGTCGCCCCTCCTAGTCGCTATTGCCGTACCGCCTCCCGCAGCGCGCGCCCTTGCAGCCCGCCGTCCCCCGTTCCGATGAGCGGATGCTGCCCCCCGGTGTCCATCCCGGAGATGGTCCGGATCATCCCCTCCAGCTCCCGGAGGCGGCCCACCTCGCGGGCCAGCCGGGTGAGCTGCTCCGCCTGGGCACCCAACCGGGCCGCCAACTCCATGTTCTCCTGCTCCAGCCGGAGCGTCCGGGCCAGATCCACGCCATACCGGGCTGCATGAAGGATGAGGCCACCCGACAGGAGGCCCGTTCCGGCCAGCGAGAGGAGCGCGACCAGCACCGCCAGGGGGGCAAGACGGA
The Candidatus Methylomirabilis sp. DNA segment above includes these coding regions:
- a CDS encoding hemolysin family protein, coding for MSEWGPPTLLVAIGALLQAFFAGCELALASSPLPGLRRRAAAGSRGARQAVAFLEAPERFLTATLVGNTAAMVLSGTGAALLGSRLGGPPGAVAAVLLLGPVLMVVADLVPRTLCQYRAERIAPLLAPPLTVATRALAPLTAVARRGAAALLTVLRIERSGRSPFLSREEIRVLLGQGSRGRAGTGARRLIDRVFAFGERPVREAMIPLVDVVALPEDATVADAVACVEAHHFARIPLYEERIDRLTGFLHSLDLLGREASAPLRPLLRPAPYVPESRRLDDVLRDLQRARTQMAMVVDEYGGVVGIVTMEDLLEELVGEIEDEYDDAAPPLRRLPDGAWLVDARVEVERLNEETGLQVPKGEYETLGGYLLALLQKIPEPGEEITAEGIHFLVTEADRRSILKVKLRRVSPRRPS